The proteins below come from a single Nocardiopsis gilva YIM 90087 genomic window:
- a CDS encoding DinB family protein yields MTNTMDRFDPPMSADERTMLTSWLDRHRATVREKCAGLDAGLSSSAPLPTSPLMSIGGVVSHLRWVEHYWFEVRLLGVRDRAPWSPDDWDAEFRVGAERPLTELLDEYDAQCARSREITAKLELNSSARVSTEGEQRATLRWVLMHMVEETARHNGHLDILRELADGRTGE; encoded by the coding sequence ATGACGAACACGATGGATCGTTTCGACCCGCCGATGTCGGCCGACGAGCGCACCATGCTCACCTCCTGGCTGGACCGGCACCGGGCAACGGTGCGGGAGAAGTGTGCCGGGCTCGACGCGGGACTGTCGTCGTCGGCTCCGCTGCCGACGTCGCCGCTGATGTCGATCGGCGGCGTCGTTTCCCATCTGCGCTGGGTGGAGCACTATTGGTTCGAGGTCCGCCTGCTCGGTGTGCGTGATCGGGCCCCGTGGTCCCCCGACGACTGGGACGCCGAGTTCCGCGTCGGCGCGGAGCGCCCCCTCACCGAGCTGCTCGACGAGTACGACGCGCAGTGCGCGCGCTCCCGGGAGATCACCGCCAAGCTCGAACTCAACAGCAGTGCCCGGGTGTCCACGGAAGGCGAACAACGGGCCACGCTGCGCTGGGTCCTGATGCACATGGTCGAGGAGACGGCGCGGCACAACGGCCACCTGGACATCCTCCGCGAACTGGCCGACGGCAGGACGGGAGAATGA
- a CDS encoding PadR family transcriptional regulator: protein MTEMAMPWAWGGRPEKQPIAGGWEVPEDHSHEGDGERGRGRGPRWRGRSGGRGRRGPWAPEGWMAMGGSGGPGGGFHPPHPPQPPFPPNMPWGGPQVPHGHPMEGMFGGGRGRGRRGGPRARRGDVRTGILLLLAEEPRSGYEIIREGKERSNGAWRPSPGSVYPMLQQLEDEGLVRPAEASGGGRRRPFELTDEGHAYVEENAAELTPPWEAVHEEYMDSMARYGEISSLAYQLSAAAAQVAQAGTPEQLDRAKRLLAETKRGLYRILAEDDTDVDEDGEEGDA from the coding sequence ATGACAGAGATGGCGATGCCGTGGGCCTGGGGCGGACGCCCGGAGAAGCAGCCGATCGCCGGCGGCTGGGAGGTCCCCGAGGACCACAGCCACGAGGGCGACGGTGAGCGCGGGCGCGGCCGCGGGCCCCGGTGGCGCGGACGGAGCGGCGGACGCGGTCGGCGCGGTCCGTGGGCACCGGAGGGATGGATGGCGATGGGAGGGTCCGGCGGGCCGGGCGGCGGCTTCCACCCGCCGCACCCGCCGCAGCCTCCCTTCCCGCCGAACATGCCGTGGGGCGGCCCGCAGGTCCCGCACGGGCATCCGATGGAGGGGATGTTCGGCGGAGGCCGGGGCCGCGGGCGCCGCGGCGGGCCGCGGGCCCGGCGGGGTGACGTCCGTACCGGGATCCTGCTGCTCCTGGCCGAGGAGCCCCGCAGCGGGTACGAGATCATCCGCGAGGGCAAAGAGCGCAGTAACGGCGCTTGGCGGCCCAGCCCCGGCTCGGTCTACCCGATGCTGCAGCAGCTGGAGGACGAAGGCCTGGTCCGTCCGGCCGAGGCGTCCGGCGGCGGGCGGCGCCGCCCCTTCGAACTGACCGATGAGGGGCACGCCTACGTCGAGGAGAACGCGGCCGAGCTGACCCCGCCGTGGGAGGCGGTGCACGAGGAGTACATGGACTCCATGGCACGCTATGGCGAGATCAGCTCCCTCGCCTACCAGCTGTCCGCGGCGGCGGCACAGGTCGCCCAGGCCGGAACCCCCGAGCAGCTGGACCGGGCGAAGCGGCTGCTGGCCGAGACCAAGCGCGGCCTCTACCGCATCCTCGCCGAGGACGACACCGACGTCGATGAGGACGGCGAGGAGGGCGACGCCTAG
- a CDS encoding TIGR04222 domain-containing membrane protein: MVVEAVVLGTVLCYLAIAGCYAATRYGYRRILAAGPRRPAVGAEELTPFELGMLAGGRRRLGEVALAELYLSGRAVAHGHGMVARPWQAEQRPAPDALAPFTRVLDARLPAGRAVPADHLVAAASTSDATTVLLWRLRRLGLLFSPERMRRVTFARNAAWGLQVLIGAAGVPFAGGAAVAAMMAPREPVGIVFVLLAGLFLAYPFLLHLTHRVIGGVRAAVLAAFIVTAAAAPAAELPRELIAALGLFLGWFALYGVYRLTGGGLGPRTRAGDAVLAEARSDLDPSARAEPPEPLEQPGHAEARDRPRPRGPALRATALLGFRELRRRPGKRGLRAPGCPGLGLVRSFATACGRGVGGPDGGLVGDFTGVPGSTAWRRVGGGVPTVGRHHHPHHPRGD, translated from the coding sequence ATGGTGGTCGAGGCGGTCGTGCTCGGCACTGTGCTGTGCTACCTCGCGATAGCGGGCTGCTACGCGGCCACTCGCTACGGTTATCGCCGCATTCTGGCGGCGGGCCCTCGACGTCCCGCTGTCGGCGCCGAGGAGCTGACCCCGTTCGAGCTGGGGATGCTCGCCGGAGGCAGGCGGCGGCTGGGTGAGGTCGCCCTCGCCGAGCTGTACCTGAGCGGGCGCGCCGTCGCCCATGGGCACGGTATGGTGGCCCGTCCGTGGCAGGCCGAGCAGCGGCCCGCCCCCGATGCGCTGGCCCCCTTCACCCGGGTCCTGGACGCACGCCTCCCCGCGGGACGCGCCGTCCCCGCCGACCACCTGGTGGCGGCGGCGTCGACGAGCGACGCGACGACGGTGCTGCTGTGGCGGCTGCGCCGCCTGGGGCTGCTCTTCTCCCCGGAGCGGATGCGCCGGGTGACCTTCGCGCGCAACGCGGCGTGGGGCCTGCAGGTCCTCATCGGAGCTGCGGGGGTGCCGTTCGCCGGAGGCGCGGCGGTTGCAGCGATGATGGCGCCCCGCGAGCCGGTCGGGATCGTGTTCGTGCTGCTGGCCGGGCTGTTCCTGGCCTATCCCTTCCTCCTGCATCTGACGCACCGGGTCATCGGCGGTGTGCGGGCGGCGGTCCTCGCCGCCTTCATCGTCACGGCCGCGGCGGCCCCGGCGGCCGAGCTGCCGCGCGAGCTCATCGCGGCGCTGGGGCTGTTCCTCGGCTGGTTCGCGCTGTACGGCGTGTACCGGCTGACCGGGGGCGGTCTGGGGCCACGCACGAGAGCCGGGGACGCGGTGCTGGCCGAAGCCCGATCCGACCTCGATCCGTCCGCCCGAGCGGAACCGCCGGAACCGCTGGAACAGCCGGGGCACGCGGAAGCGCGGGATCGACCCCGGCCGCGCGGCCCGGCGCTGCGCGCCACCGCCCTGCTCGGTTTCCGCGAACTGCGCCGCCGCCCGGGCAAGCGGGGTCTGCGAGCACCGGGGTGTCCGGGTCTCGGCCTGGTGCGGTCGTTCGCCACGGCCTGCGGCCGCGGCGTCGGCGGGCCGGACGGGGGTCTGGTGGGCGACTTCACCGGTGTGCCCGGGAGCACCGCCTGGCGTCGCGTGGGCGGCGGCGTGCCCACGGTCGGGCGGCACCATCATCCGCACCATCCGCGCGGGGACTAG